One genomic region from Strix uralensis isolate ZFMK-TIS-50842 chromosome 19, bStrUra1, whole genome shotgun sequence encodes:
- the BPTF gene encoding nucleosome-remodeling factor subunit BPTF isoform X8, which produces MRGRRGRPPKQQQPAAATAQASSPAPPAPAGPIGGLRSRQRGSSRGRWATSAQAETAGPKQKGAGAAQASSPATASPRGGSKRKGGSGSSSTPGGGGSSGKGRGRAGAGGAGGGGGGGSCNSQGRAASSRRSISKVVYDDHESEEEEESMVSEEEEEGDPEDNQDSEEEEEEEIMEEEDDDDSDYPEEMEDEDDASYCTESSFRSHSTYSSTPGRRRQRVHRPRSPILEEKDIPPLEFPKSSEDLMVPSEHIMNVIAIYEVLRNFGTVLRLSPFRFEDFCAALVSQEQCTLMAEMHIVLLKAVLREEDTSNTTFGPADLKDSVNSTLYFIDGMTWPEVLRVYCESDKEYHHVLPYQETEDYPYGPVENKIKVLQFLVDQFLTTNIAREELMSEGVIQYDDHCRVCHKLGDLLCCETCSAVYHLECVKPPLEEVPEDEWQCEVCVAHKVPGVTDCVAEIQKNKPYIRHEPIGYDRHRRKYWFLNRRIIIEEDSESEKDKKIWYYSTKIQLAELIECLDKDYWEADLCKTLEEMREEIHRHMDVTEDLTNKARGNNKSFLSAANDEILDIIRARKGEIVEDKNTADDEAEKAKSDIDNDQTDAERGKEESGDQDKTEETPTEQDAEKVKTEEATVVGDKSNSVTSSTDDSNTNPSAGETSCSEGKNAMGCQSETLDSNNVAEKKVASELPQELSEETGQMIPSNSSSASAAPLQSDVENSNSSELGSGQNDSIKTPDDAENAERGSQTSEDIGEKSNGERSDSPGAGKGTPGSTRMLTRLRNPDSKLSQMKSQQVAAAAHEANKLYKEGREVCAHLGKLKEVLVVNSQGEVSRMNTKKEVVMKGNINNYFKLGQEGKYRVYHNQYATNSFALNKHQHREDHDKRRHLSHKFCLTPAGEFKWNGSVHGSKVLTISTLRLTIIQLENNIPASFLHPNWASHRSNWIKAVQMCSKPREFALALAILECAIKPVVMLPIWRESLGHTRLRRMTAIEREEKEKVKKKERKQEEEETMQQATWVKYTFPVKHQVWKQKGEEYRVTGYGGWSWISKTHVHRFMPKLPGNTNANYRKLLPTKSEDEKCNLDKRKGPIKVKIEKDRTKDSHDLQAKDKADVSETLEKVQVKEEKSREEKVEVDTISESLDHAKDKVEKEIDGENDKIIKEEPMDVDDVKIESPIKDEDSHCKLDIINVSEGFHLRTCYKRKVKSSKLDGLLERRIKQFTLEEKQRLERMKLEASAKTVGIRSVSPQKNIDELQMRKVKEGSQFDMSSQDQTYISDKTQTEDAEQDCLPIPKTGELDESSLPLTSRLSKRESQLLDEGSSQSSEGESSIQNDSKENNPEPMTADKCQGQEALGESENSSVDGLKQTNAEGRIKWDVTERSEKPSKQKLPITRVSQRERENLEPVIAERSCRKDGLAVLEKTDSEGNSEQQSKDPENNCMIKSHIEPTSSQESEMEEETAPGKTESKSENKVIFHQKSVSKDLEPFKTELISEKNLESQTLEHMDGAEVDEDLLSSKVTEANGQKKGQELKVETGTINKYLDQTNRNSVTDKKNNKDEETETDLGKEKSAFQMNGKDSDVKVLSNDDCLVKDTCETKAGGDIEPKVNNINKSIPEHEIKPLSFKESPVKPFMNGDIMTEDTKDKNNLDPKSRLQSSPEFESGEGLQPPGEVPNYVQKTEEKQLYPERSAFVGTASTPAHTVCKENNLNNETESMETEAIEDKKSAPSPVTSCEESSLSSDFADQNGVQTYKMENINGESKTKTVITEVTTTTSTVSTESKTVFKVAETVASNDEKTTVVSSTENCAISTVTTTTTVTKLSTPATDSNVDVISVQEHSKTVVTTTVTDSLTTPEGTLVTSMTVSKEYSTKDKVKLMKFARPKKTRSGTALPSYRKFVTKSSKKSIFVLPNDDLKKLARKGGIREVPYFNYNAKPALDIWPYPSPRPTFGITWRYRLQTVKSLAGVSLMLRLLWACLKWDDMAAKAPPGGGTTRTETSETEITTTEIIKRRDVGPYGIRSEYCIRKIICPIGVPEAPKETPTPQRKGLRSSALRPKRPETPKQTGPVIIESWVAEEELELWEIRAFAERVEKEKAQAVEQQAKVSEQKKAEEFKAQLEAQLKHQRLAAQQKRLEQQKQIPAAGVAPAVTTASSTATTVSTPQKVVVGPLAGPVPTGTKVVLTTKVGSPATVTFQQNKNFHQTFATWVKQGQSSSGVVQVQQKVLGIIPSTTGASQTFTSFQPRTATVTIRPNTTGTLGTTSTSQVVQGTPLRPGMTVIRTPLQQSTLGKTIIRTPVVVQQGILPASQTQQVVTQIIRGQPVSTAVSSTSTASSSAGQKTVTSPGTPPQQIQPQTTSQPPRPQQGQVKLTMAQLTQLTQGQGGSQGLTVVIQGQGQTTGQLQLIPQGVTVIPGPGQQLMQAAMPNGTIQRFLFTPLPAAATTASTTTTTVSTSTSATGEQKQGLQAQPTSALPLTQPQSQSQPQAQPQGQNQSTQPVPLAQSQAPQPALQPETQTQPESQTPASVDSPVTPEAQSSKSPVQSPAQTQAQGQSPVQVQSQPQTAILPQGQSQVQPQQPAQVQTTTQQQIQMQPHAPIQIQAQLQQSQPQVQTSVSTLPTTQSLNQVPVQSPTRPQLQLQQPPTKVITVPQLQQQVQVLSQLQSHVVAQIQAQQGSVPQQIKLQLPIQIQQTSPVQAHQIQNVVTVQAASVQEQLQRVQQLREQQQKKKQQQIEIKREHALQASNQSDIIQKQVVMKQNAVIEHLKQKKTLTPAEREENQRMIVCNQVMKYILDKIDKEEKQAAKKRKREESVEQKRSKQNATKLSALLFKHKEQLKAEILKKRALLDKDLQIEVQEELKKDLTKIKKEKEKAQAAAAAAAAAAAAAAAAAAAPPPPPPPLPPPPPQQHAASVTSSSSTTVPMPVSSQKRKRDEEKDSSASKSKKKKMISTTSKETKKDTKLYCICKTPYDESKFYIGCDLCTNWYHGECVGITEKEAKKMDVYICNDCKRAQEGSSEELYCICRTPYDESQFYIGCDRCQNWYHGRCVGILQSEADLIDEYVCPQCQSTEDAMTVLSPLTDKDYEGLRRVLRSLQAHKMAWPFLEPVDPNDAPDYYGVIKEPMDLATMEERILKRYYKKVTEFVADMTKIFDNCRYYNPSDSPFYQCAEVLESFFVQKLKGFKASRSHNNKLQSTAS; this is translated from the exons GTAGGAGAAGACAAAGAGTGCATCGTCCTCGTTCTCCAATATTGGAAGAAAAAGATATCCCACCCTTGGAGTTTCCTAAATCCTCAGAGGACTTAATGGTGCCTAGTGAGCATATAATGAATGTTATTGCCATCTATGAGGTACTAAGGAACTTTGGCACTGTTTTACGCCTCTCTCCTTTTCGTTTTGAGGACTTCTGTGCTGCTCTGGTAAGTCAAGAGCAGTGCACACTTATGGCAGAGATGCATATAgtgcttttaaaagcagttttacgTGAAGAAGACACTTCAAATACTACCTTTGGACCTGCTGACCTCAAAGATAGCGTTAATTCCACTTTGTATTTCATAGATGGAATGACGTGGCCAGAGGTTCTGCGGGTATATTGTGAGAGTGACAAGGAATACCATCATGTTCTTCCTTACCAAGAGACAGAGGACTATCCTTATGGACCAGTAGAGAATAAAATCAAAGTTCTGCAGTTCTTAGTGGATCAGTTTCTTACAACAAACATTGCACGTGAAGAGTTAATGTCAGAAGGTGTTATTCAGTATGATGATCATTGTAGGGTTTGTCACAAACTTGGGGATTTGCTTTGCTGTGAAACTTGCTCAGCTGTGTACCATTTGGAGTGCGTGAAACCACCTCTTGAAGAGGTACCAGAAGATGAATGGCAGTGTGAGGTCTGCGTAGCACATAAGGTGCCTGGAGTAACTGACTGTGTTGCTGAAATCCAAAAAAATAAACCATACATTCGACATGAACCTATTGGATATGACAGGCATAGACGAAAATATTGGTTCCTGAACAGAAGAATCATAAT AGAGGAAGATTCAGAAAGTGAGAAGGATAAGAAAATCTGGTACTATAGCACAAAGATACAGCTGGCAGAGTTAATTGAATGCCTAGACAAAGATTACTGGGAAGCTGACCTATGCAAAACTCTGGAAGAAATGCGTGAAGAAATTCATCGGCACATGGATGTGACAGAAGACCTTACTAATAAAGCAAGGGGCAACAACAAGTCTTTCCTTTCTGCAGCAAACG ATGAAATCTTGGACATTATCAGagcaagaaaaggagaaatagtGGAAGACAAAAACACAGCAGATGATGAAGCAGAAAAGGCCAAAAGTGACATTGATAATGACCAGACAGATGCTGAGAGAGGCAAGGAAGAATCTGGAGACCAAGATAAAACTGAGGAAACACCCACTGAGCAAGATGCggaaaaagtgaaaacagaag AGGCAACAGTCGTTGGGGATAAAAGTAACTCTGTGACATCAAGCACTGATGACAGCAACACAAATCCTTCTGCAGGAGAGACTAGTTGCTCTGAAGGCAAGAACGCAATGGGGTGTCAGTCAGAAACCCTTGATAGCAACAACGTGGCAGAGAAGAAGGTGGCATCAGAGCTCCCTCAGGAACTCTCAG AAGAAACTGGTCAGATGATCCCTAGCAACAGTAGCAGTGCATCTGCTGCACCTCTACAGTCAGATGTTGAAAACAGCAACAGTAGTGAGTTGGGCTCTGGGCAGAATGACTCCATTAAGACACCTGATGATGCTGAAAATGCAGAGAGGGGATCCCAGACTTCAGAGGACatag GAGAGAAATCTAATGGCGAAAGAAGTGATTCTCCAGGCGCAGGAAAAGGCACGCCAGGTTCGACGCGAATGCTCACAAGATTACGAAATCCAGATAGCAAGTTGAGCCAGATGAAAAGCCAGCAggttgctgctgcagcacatgaAGCAAATAAGTTATATAAAGAAGGCAGAGAGGTTTGTGCACATCTTGGAAAACTCAAAGAA GTCCTGGTGGTCAACTCTCAAGGTGAAGTTTCCCGAATGAACACAAAGAAGGAAGTTGTGATGAAAGGAAATATCaacaattatttcaaattagGGCAAGAGGGGAAGTATCGTGTTTATCATAATCAGTATGCCACGAATTCATTCGCACTGAACAAGCACCAGCACAGGGAGGACCATGACAAGAGACGACATCTCTCACATAAATTCTGTCTGACTCCTGCTGGAGAGTTCAAATGGAATGGGTCTGTACATGGGTCCAAAGTTCTTACCATATCCACTTTGAGGCTAACTATTATTCAGCTAGAAAACAATATCCCAGCGTCGTTCCTTCACCCTAACTGGGCTTCCCACAG GTCTAACTGGATTAAGGCTGTTCAGATGTGCAGCAAACCTAGAGAATTTGCACTAGCGCTGGCTATATTGGAATGTGCAATTAAACCAGTTGTCATGCTGCCAATCTGGCGGGAATCGTTGGGGCACactag ATTACGCAGAATGACAGCaatagaaagagaagaaaaggagaaagtgaaaaaaaaagagagaaaacaagaagaagaagaaacaatgcAGCAAGCAACGTGGGTGAAATATACATTTCCTGTCAAGCATCAG gtTTGGAAGCAAAAAGGAGAGGAATATAGAGTAACAGGATATGGTGGCTGGAGCTGGATTAGTAAAACACATGTCCACAGGTTTATGCCCAAACTGCCTGGAAATACTAACGCAAATTACAGAAAGTTGCTACCAA CTAAGAGCGAAGATGAAAAATGCAACTTGGATAAACGAAAAGGTCCAATTAAGGTAAAAATAGAGAAAGACAGAACAAAGGATTCTCATGATCTGCAAGCAAAAGACAAAGCAGATGTTTCAGAAACCTTGGAGAAAGtacaagtgaaagaagaaaagtcaCGTGAAGAAAAAGTAGAAGTTGATACAATTTCTGAAAGCTTAGATCATGCAAAAGACAAAG TGGAAAAGGAAATTGATGGTGAAAATGATAAAATCATCAAGGAAGAACCTATGGATGTAGATGATGTGAAAATTGAGTCCCCCATAAAAGATGAGGATAGTCATTGTAAGCTGGATATAATCAATGTTAGTGAGGGATTTCATTTAAGGACTTGCtacaaaaggaaagtaaaatcaTCAAAATTAGATGGACTACTTGAGAGGCGAATAAAACAATTtacactggaagaaaaacaacGTCTAGAAAGGATGAAACTGGAGGCTAGTGCTAAAACTGTAGGCATTCGATCGGTGAGCCCCCAGAAAAACATAGATGAGCTACAAATGAGAAAAGTAAAAGAAGGAAGCCAGTTTGACATGTCTTCCCAAGATCAAACCTATATTTCAGATAAGACCCAAACGGAAGATGCAGAACAAGACTGCTTGCCGATCCCCAAAACTGGTGAGCTAGATGAATCCTCTTTGCCTTTGACAAGCAGGCTATCAAAAAGAGAAAGCCAGCTACTGGATGAAGGCTCATCTCAATCCTCTGAAGGTGAAAGCTCCATTCAGAATGATAGTAAAGAAAACAACCCTGAACCTATGACTGCTGATAAGTGTCAAGGACAAGAGGCTCTTGGAGAGTCTGAGAATTCCTCTGTGGATGGCTTGAAACAAACAAACGCAGAAGGTAGAATCAAATGGGATGTTACGGAAAGAAGCGAAAAACCTTCGAAACAAAAACTACCTATTACCAGAGTATCTCAGCGTGAACGTGAAAACTTAGAGCCAGTGATAGCTGAAAGAAGCTGTAGAAAAGATGGTCTGGCTGTTCTTGAAAAAACAGATTCAGAAGGGAATTCTGAACAGCAGAGCAAAGACCCAGAAAACAATTGTATGATAAAAAGCCATATTGAACCAACATCCTCTCAAGAAagtgaaatggaggaagaaacTGCTCCAGGAAAGACTGAAAGTAAATCTGAAAACAAGGTTATATTTCACCAAAAATCAGTTAGTAAAGATCTAGAACCGTTTAAAACAGAgctaatttctgaaaaaaatcttgaaagtcAAACTCTGGAACACATGGATGGGGCAGAAGTTGATGAGGATTTACTGAGCTCTAAAGTAACTGAGGCTAACGGTCAAAAGAAAGGTCAGGAACTGAAAGTGGAGACAGGTACCATAAACAAGTATCTTGATCAGACAAATCGAAATAGTGTTACTGacaaaaagaataataaagatgaagaaactgagacagacttaggaaaagaaaaatcagcatttcaaaTGAATGGAAAAGACAGTGATGTTAAAGTATTATCAAATGATGATTGCTTAGTTAAAGATACCTGTGAAACTAAGGCAGGGGGTGATATTGAACCAAAagttaataatattaataaatcCATTCCGGAACATGAAATAAAACCATTGAGTTTTAAGGAATCTCCAGTAAAACCATTCATGAATGGTGACATCATGACAGAGGACacaaaggacaaaaataatttggatCCTAAGTCACGTCTGCAGAGTTCACCTGAGTTTGAGTCTGGAGAGGGTCTTCAGCCCCCAGGTGAAGTTCCCAACTATgtacagaaaactgaagaaaaacagctttatcCTGAGAGATCGGCCTTTGTTGGCACTGCCTCCACGCCAGCGCATACGGTCTGTAAAGAAAATAACCTGAATAATGAAACAGAATCTATGGAAACTGAAGCAATTGAGGATAAGAAAAGTGCACCATCACCTGTAACCTCATGTGAGGAATCTAGCTTGAGTAGTGACTTTGCTGATCAGAACGGTGTACAGacatataaaatggaaaatattaatggagaaagtaaaacaaagacTGTTATTACAGAAGTGACTACCACAACATCAACAGTGTCTACAGAATCCAAAACTGTGTTTAAAGTTGCAGAGACTGTAGCTTCTAATGATGAGAAAACAACAGTAGTGTCATCTACAGAAAATTGTGCCATATCCACTGTAACTACCACCACTACTGTAACAAAGCTTAGCACTCCAGCTACAGACAGTAACGTTGATGTCATTTCTGTACAAGAGCACAGTAAAACAGTGGTTACGACAACAGTAACAGATTCACTGACCACCCCAGAAGGCACATTGGTGACTTCCATGACTGTCAGCAAAGAGTATTCTACAAAAGACAAAGTGAAGTTAATGAAATTTGCAAGACCCAAAAAAACTCGTTCTGGAACTGCCTTACCATCTTACAGAAAATTTGTTaccaaaagcagtaaaaaaagcatatttgtttTACCCAATGATGACTTAAAAAAGCTGGCCAGAAAAGGAGGGATCAGAGAAGTTCCCTATTTCAATTACAATGCAAAGCCTGCCTTGGATATCTGGCCATATCCATCCCCAAGGCCAACTTTTGGGATCACTTGGAG GTACCGACTTCAAACAGTAAAATCATTGGCTGGAGTGAGCCTTATGCTGCGATTATTGTGGGCATGTCTCAAATGGGATGATATGGCAGCAAAAGCTCCACCTGGGGGAGGAACTACACGTACAG AAACATCTGAAACTGAAATTACAACAACAGAAATAATCAAGCGAAGAGATGTTGGTCCATATGGAATCCGGTCAGAGTACTgtataagaaaaattatttgtccCATTGGTGTACCAGAGGCTCCGAAAG AAACTCCAACACCCCAGAGGAAGGGACTGCGATCAAGTGCACTAAGGCCAAAAAGGCCAGAAACACCCAAGCAAACGGGCCCTGTTATAATTGAAAGTTGGGTAGCAGAGGAGGAATTGGAACTATGGGAGATCAGGGCATTTGCTGAAAG GGTGGAGAAGGAAAAGGCACAGGCAGTTGAACAACAGGCTAAGGTTAGTGAACAGAAGAAGGCAGAGGAATTCAAGGCCCAATTGGAGGCTCAACTAAAACACCAACGATTGGCTGCCCAGCAG AAACGgctggagcagcagaagcagatcCCTGCAGCAGGCGTGGCCCCTGCAGTCACAacagccagcagcactgcaaCTACTGTCTCAACACCACAGAAAGTTGTGGTAGGCCCTTTAGCAGGCCCAGTGCCCACTGGAACTAAAGTAGTGCTTACTACAAAAGTGGGTTCCCCAGCTACAGTAACATTCCAACAGAACAAGAATTTTCATCAGACTTTTGCTACTTGGGTTAAACAAGGCCAGTCTTCATCAG gtGTTGTTCAAGTTCAGCAAAAGGTATTGGGTATCATTCCGTCAACTACCGGTGCAAGTCAAACATTTACTTCATTCCAGCCAAGGACAGCAACTGTAACCATTAGGCCAAATACCACAGGAACATTAGGAACAACAAGCACTTCACAA GTAGTGCAAGGAACACCACTCCGCCCTGGTATGACAGTAATACGGACACCACTTCAGCAGTCAACCCTTGGAAAGACCATCATTCGAACACCTGTAGTGGTGCAACAAGGTATTCTTCCAGCCA GTCAGACACAGCAAGTGGTGACTCAAATAATCAGGGGTCAGCCTGTCTCAACAGCAGTTTCTAGTACCAGCACAGCTTCTTCCAGCGCTGGACAGAAGACCGTCACGAGTCCTGGCACACCACCTCAGCAAATACAGCCACAAACCACATCGCAGCCCCCTCGCCCTCAGCAGGGACAAGTGAAACTCACTATGGCCCAACTCACGCAGCTAACACAAGGACAG ggtggCAGTCAAGGATTAACTGTGGTAATTCAGGGACAAGGTCAAACTACTGGTCAGTTACAATTAATCCCTCAGGGTGTGACTGTAATACCTGGTCCAGGACAACAGCTTATGCAAGCAGCTATGCCAAATGGTACAattcagagatttcttttcaCCCCACTACCAGCAGCTGCTACTACAGCTAGCACAACTACAACAACAGTTTCTACTTCGACCTCGG CTACAGGGGAACAGAAGCAAGGTCTACAGGCACAGCCAACATCAGCGCTGCCACTGACTCAGCCGCAGTCTCAGAGTCAGCCGCAAGCCCAGCCTCAAGGGCAGAATCAGAGCACTCAGCCGGTGCCGCTGGCCCAGTCGCAGGCACCTCAGCCAGCACTTCAGCCTGAAACTCAGACCCAGCCTGAATCTCAGACTCCGGCATCTGTTGACTCTCCAGTCACTCCTGAAGCACAATCGTCTAAATCTCCAGTTCAGTCGCCAGCACAGACCCAGGCTCAAGGGCAATCTCCAGTGCAAGTCCAGAGTCAGCCGCAGACTGCAATCCTTCCACAAGGCCAGTCCCAAGTCCAGCCTCAGCAACCAGCTCAGGTGCAGACTACAACCCAACAACAGATTCAGATGCAGCCCCATGCTCCCATACAAATTCAAGCTCAGCTGCAGCAATCACAACCTCAGGTTCAGACTTCAGTCTCAACCCTTCCAACTACTCAAAGTTTAAATCAGGTTCCTGTGCAATCCCCAACTCGTCCTCAGCTGCAACTTCAGCAGCCTCCAACAAAAGTTATTACAGTGCCTCAGCTTCAGCAACAAGTCCAAGTTCTCTCTCAGCTTCAGTCACATGTTGTTGCTCAGATACAAGCCCAACAAGGCAGTGTGCCCCAGCAGATCAAGCTTCAGTTACCTATTCAGATCCAACAAACTAGCCCAGTACAGGCTCACCAGATTCAGAATGTGGTAACAGTTCAAGCAGCTAGTGTtcaggagcagctgcagagagttcagcagctcagggagcagcaacagaagaaaaagcagcaacagatAGAAATTAAACGTGAGCACGCCCTTCAGGCTTCTAATCAAAGTGACATTATCCAGAAACAG GTGGTTATGAAACAGAATGCTGTCATAGAACACTTGAAACAGAAGAAGACACTGACTCCAGCTGAGAGGGAAGAAAATCAGAG AATGATTGTGTGCAACCAAGTGATGAAATATATTCTGGATAAGatagacaaagaagaaaaacaggcagcTAAGAAACGAAAGCGAGAAGAGAGCGTAGAACAGAAGCGTAGTAAACAGAATGCTACTAAgctctcagctctgcttttcaAGCATAAAGAACAGCTGAAAgctgaaatattgaaaaaaagagCACTTCTGGACAAAGATCTACAAATTGAAGTGCAG GAGGAGCTAAAGAAAGACTTGactaaaattaagaaagaaaaagaaaaagcccaggcagctgccgctgcagcagcagccgcagctgCTGCAGCCGCAGCTGCAGCCGctgcaccaccaccaccgccaccaccactgccaccaccaccaccacagcagcATGCAGCCAGcgtcacctcctcctcctccaccacagTCCCAATGCCAGTATCCTCCCAGAAGAGAAAGCGAGATGAAGAGAAAGATTCGTCAGCTTCCAagtccaagaaaaagaaaatgatttcTACTACctcaaaggaaacaaagaagGACACAAAGCTTTACTGCATCTGTAAAACGCCTTACGACGAGTCTAA GTTCTATATTGGCTGTGATCTTTGTACTAACTGGTATCATGGAGAATGTGTTGGCATCACAGAAAAGGAGGCTAAGAAAATGGATGTGTACATCTGTAATGATTGTAAACGGGCACAAGAGGGCAGCAGTGAGGAATTGTACTGTATCTGCAGAACACCTTATGATGAGTCACA ATTTTACATTGGCTGCGACCGATGTCAGAACTGGTATCATGGGCGCTGTGTTGGCATTTTACAAAGTGAGGCAGATCTCATTGATGAATATGTGTGTCCACAATGTCAGTCCACAGAGGATGCCATGACTGTACTCAGTCCACTCACTGATAAAGATTATGAAGGTTTAAGAAGAGTACTACGTTCTTTACAG GCTCACAAGATGGCATGGCCATTCCTAGAACCAGTAGACCCCAATGATGCACCAGATTATTATGGTGTTATTAAAGAACCAATGG ACCTTGCCACCATGGAAGAAAGAATACTGAAACGTTACTACAAAAAGGTCACGGAGTTTGTGGCGGATATGACCAAAATTTTTGATAACTGTCGTTATTACAATCCAAGTGACTCCCCTTTTTACCAATGTGCAGAAGTTCTTGAATCATTCTTTGTACAGAAACTAAAAGGATTTAAGGCAAGCAG GTCCCATAACAACAAACTGCAGTCTACAGCTTCTTAG